CATGCGTTCTTGATTCCGATTGTCCCCGGCACTGGCATCACGTCGCCCGGCCCAAGCCCGCATACGCCGCCCTGCAGGTACGCCAGAACGTGGGATCGCACGGCCGTCACGCGCCGTTGATCCCGCGTCATGTTCAGGAGGTTCGGCCGCTCGATGAGCGCAATCGGCGGCGTCAGTTCGGTCGCCTTCACCAACGCCTCCAGCGAGGAGCTGCCCTGGGGATGGGCTTCGTTCTTGTAGGAACCCGGCGTCCTCGCATACAGGGCCTTGTGGACACCTGCCGTGCCGACGAGCGGTGGATCAATGCCGAGTATCTTGGCCATCATCGCCGCGCAGCTTCGCGTCCCCTTCATGGCCTCTCCGGCCGACTGCTCTCGTCCTTCCGGGAGACCATCGGGAGAGATCATCTTGTGTCTTCGCGGCGTATGGTCGGTGCTGTCGCCGTCCTCCGCCCCCGTCGGATCGACGCGGGTCGGCGGGTTGCCGCGCACGTAGGCGTGGCGGGTCCAGGACGGCCGGTCCGCCGCCGCCCCGCTCGCGCGACCGGGCAGGCCGCGGCCGTGTCCCGCCGCCGCGGAACGAACCGGCTTCGAAGCCGCGTCGGCATCGTTCGCTTGGAGACTCATGCGCCCCCCCCGAGGCTCGCTCGATGCTACTTCAACAGTGCCTGCAGTTCGGCGTTGTCCGGCTGGTACTTCTTCGCCAGCTCGTACGCCGTCAGGCCGTCCGCGTCCTTCAGCCTCTTGTCCGCGCCGTACTTCAGCAGCAGCCGGCAGACTTCCACCTCGCCGCCGACGGCGGCTTCCATCAACCGCGTGCGCGGCCCCGGTACGTCGGGCGGCGCCCCGGCCGCCAGCAGCAGTTCGACGACGCGGGGATCGTGCGCCCCGTAGAGGACGTCGCCGCCTGGGTCCGAATAGGTGTCGGTGGCGGGATCCAATTCAGTGACCTTGTAGTTTTGCTCGCGCTGGTGCGGGTCCGCGCCGGCCGACAAGAGGTACTTCACGATATCGACTTGGTCGTTGCGGGCCGCCCAGAAGAGAGCCGTCGAGTCGTGGATCCGCCACATTTCGGTTACCCAGAACACAAAGCGCGCATTGACGTCGGCGCCGCCGGCCACCAGCGCGGCGACGGTGTCGAGGTGCCCGCAGCGCGCCGCCCACGCCAGCGGCGTGAGGTTCGACTGCTGCGGAATGTTGGGGTTGACGCCCGCCTTCAGCATCCGCTGAACGGTCTCCGTGTCCCCGCGCGCGGACGCCTTGCACAGCTCCGCGGCGGCGCGCTCCGCCGGACCAAGCGACGCGTCCACATCCGAGTCCGCTTCGAATCCGCAGTGGGGATCGTCCGGCGGCGACTGCGCCGCGGCCACGCCGCAGGACGCCGCGACAGCCAACACCACGAAGATCGCCTTAGTTCTTGTAGTGGTCATAATGTTCCTTGAGCCTCGCATAGGTTGTTGGGTGCTGGCCAGTCGGGTAGTGGC
This portion of the bacterium genome encodes:
- a CDS encoding ankyrin repeat domain-containing protein, whose product is MTTTRTKAIFVVLAVAASCGVAAAQSPPDDPHCGFEADSDVDASLGPAERAAAELCKASARGDTETVQRMLKAGVNPNIPQQSNLTPLAWAARCGHLDTVAALVAGGADVNARFVFWVTEMWRIHDSTALFWAARNDQVDIVKYLLSAGADPHQREQNYKVTELDPATDTYSDPGGDVLYGAHDPRVVELLLAAGAPPDVPGPRTRLMEAAVGGEVEVCRLLLKYGADKRLKDADGLTAYELAKKYQPDNAELQALLK